The Pseudoalteromonas translucida KMM 520 genome has a window encoding:
- the cyoB gene encoding cytochrome o ubiquinol oxidase subunit I produces MSFLGKLSMDAIPFHEPIIMVTMAVIALAGLIIAGLITKYKKWGVLWRDWITSVDHKRLGVMYILLALIMLFRGFSDAIMMRAQLALATSGAPGYLPPEHYDQIFTAHGVIMIIFMAMPFMIGLMNIIVPLQIGARDVAFPFLNNLSFWLTASGAILINMSLIFGEFAKTGWVAYPPLSELTFSAGVGVDYYIWALQISGLGTLLTAVNFLVTVFKMRAPGMSLMKMPVFTWTCTWANILIAASFPILTAVLAMLTLDRYLDFHFFTNDLGGNAMMYINLFWAWGHPEVYILVLPAFGVFSEIISTFTSKRLFGYKSMIYASGAISILGFIVWLHHFFTMGSSANVNAFFGVMTMVIAVPTGVKLFNWLFTIYRGRLRITVPVLWTLGFMVTFTVGGMTGVLLAIPGADYVLHNSLFLIAHFHNTIIGGAVFGYLAGFAFWFPKAMGFKLNEGWGKGAFWCWIIGFFVAFMPLYVLGFLGMTRRLNHTNNPDWNIWLYIAAAGAVIIMFGIICQVIQLYVSFRDREALDDATGDPWNGHTLEWSTSSPPQAYNFAQIPHVDDIDAWTDMKEKGQAYQGKTSYSPIHMPKNTSAGVLMAASLTAFCFAMIWHIWWLAAAGLVGGIAIFIKRCYASDVDYYVQPDEVARIEQAHNLSATILATDKELNA; encoded by the coding sequence ATGTCGTTTTTAGGTAAACTTTCAATGGATGCAATTCCGTTTCATGAACCCATTATTATGGTAACCATGGCCGTTATTGCATTAGCTGGGCTTATTATTGCCGGGCTTATTACAAAGTATAAAAAATGGGGCGTGCTGTGGCGCGACTGGATCACCTCGGTTGATCATAAACGCTTAGGCGTAATGTATATTTTATTAGCGTTAATTATGCTGTTTCGTGGGTTTTCTGATGCCATTATGATGCGTGCTCAGTTAGCACTTGCTACCAGTGGCGCTCCTGGGTATTTACCACCAGAACATTACGACCAAATATTTACCGCACACGGCGTCATTATGATCATCTTTATGGCCATGCCATTTATGATAGGTTTAATGAATATTATAGTGCCATTGCAAATTGGCGCACGTGATGTTGCTTTTCCATTTTTAAATAACTTAAGCTTTTGGCTTACTGCCAGTGGCGCTATTTTAATTAATATGTCACTTATTTTTGGTGAATTTGCAAAAACCGGGTGGGTGGCTTATCCACCGCTCTCGGAGCTAACTTTTAGTGCTGGGGTGGGGGTCGACTATTATATATGGGCGCTGCAAATATCAGGGCTTGGTACACTATTAACCGCAGTCAACTTTTTAGTTACCGTGTTTAAAATGCGTGCCCCAGGTATGAGCTTAATGAAAATGCCGGTTTTTACTTGGACCTGTACATGGGCTAATATTTTAATTGCCGCATCATTCCCTATTTTAACTGCCGTTTTGGCCATGCTAACGCTTGACCGTTATCTTGATTTTCACTTCTTTACCAATGATCTGGGCGGAAACGCCATGATGTACATCAACCTATTTTGGGCGTGGGGTCATCCAGAGGTTTATATTTTAGTGCTGCCAGCATTTGGTGTGTTCTCTGAAATAATTTCTACCTTTACCAGCAAACGTCTATTTGGTTATAAGTCGATGATTTACGCCAGTGGTGCTATCTCTATTTTAGGCTTTATTGTGTGGTTACATCACTTTTTCACCATGGGTTCGAGCGCCAACGTTAATGCGTTTTTTGGGGTAATGACCATGGTTATTGCCGTACCAACCGGGGTTAAGTTATTTAACTGGTTATTTACTATTTACCGTGGCCGTTTACGTATAACAGTACCTGTATTATGGACGCTTGGCTTTATGGTTACCTTTACCGTAGGTGGCATGACTGGGGTGCTATTAGCAATACCAGGTGCCGACTACGTACTGCATAACAGTTTGTTTTTAATCGCGCATTTTCATAATACTATTATCGGTGGTGCGGTATTTGGCTACCTTGCGGGCTTTGCATTTTGGTTCCCTAAAGCAATGGGCTTTAAGCTAAATGAAGGCTGGGGTAAAGGCGCATTTTGGTGTTGGATTATTGGCTTTTTTGTCGCGTTTATGCCGCTGTATGTATTAGGCTTTTTAGGTATGACCCGTCGTTTAAATCATACCAACAACCCAGATTGGAATATTTGGTTATACATAGCTGCAGCAGGCGCAGTCATTATTATGTTTGGTATTATTTGCCAAGTAATTCAATTATATGTGAGCTTTAGAGATCGTGAAGCACTTGACGATGCTACCGGCGATCCATGGAACGGCCACACGCTAGAATGGTCAACATCGTCACCGCCACAGGCTTATAACTTTGCCCAAATTCCGCATGTTGACGATATTGATGCCTGGACCGACATGAAAGAAAAAGGCCAAGCTTATCAAGGTAAAACAAGCTACAGCCCAATTCATATGCCTAAAAACACTTCGGCTGGGGTACTTATGGCTGCTAGTTTAACCGCATTTTGTTTTGCCATGATCTGGCATATTTGGTGGTTAGCTGCGGCAGGTTTAGTAGGAGGTATAGCTATATTTATCAAACGTTGTTATGCAAGCGATGTTGACTACTATGTGCAGCCCGACGAAGTAGCACGTATTGAACAAGCACATAACTTAAGTGCCACTATTTTAGCCACTGATAAGGAGCTAAACGCATGA
- the cyoA gene encoding ubiquinol oxidase subunit II: protein MIIRNLCNIALASTVLALSGCKGGILDPKGQIGIDEKNLIIIATVLMLLVVIPVIVMTLYFAWKYRDTQTHEIYAPKWAHSNKIEAVVWAVPIVIVVILGVITWQSTQALDPYKPIEGKGKHLTVEVVSLNWKWLFIYPEQGIATVNELVFPANVPVEYKITSESTMNSFFIPQLGSQIYSMAGMETKLHLIANEPGTFKGFSANYSGAGFTGMKFNAIATPTQAGFDKWVSDIKAQGNNLTHANYVELAKASENNPVAYYGDVEAGLFHTIVMKYMGAHGDMNKKHPAMGEHSTHSSHSQGEE, encoded by the coding sequence TTGATAATTCGTAACCTCTGTAATATTGCTTTAGCTAGTACAGTACTGGCGTTGTCAGGCTGTAAAGGCGGGATACTCGATCCAAAAGGGCAGATAGGCATTGATGAGAAAAACTTAATCATCATAGCTACTGTGCTTATGTTACTGGTAGTGATCCCCGTTATTGTGATGACTTTATATTTCGCTTGGAAATATAGAGACACACAAACTCATGAAATTTACGCTCCAAAGTGGGCTCATTCTAATAAGATTGAAGCTGTTGTGTGGGCTGTTCCTATTGTTATTGTTGTTATTTTAGGTGTTATTACTTGGCAGTCTACGCAAGCGCTAGACCCTTATAAACCAATTGAAGGCAAAGGCAAGCACCTCACTGTTGAAGTGGTATCGCTAAACTGGAAGTGGTTATTTATTTACCCTGAGCAAGGCATTGCTACGGTAAACGAATTGGTGTTTCCGGCAAATGTACCGGTTGAATATAAAATCACTTCAGAGAGCACCATGAATTCATTTTTTATTCCGCAATTGGGGAGTCAAATATACTCAATGGCCGGCATGGAAACCAAACTGCATTTAATCGCCAATGAACCGGGGACTTTTAAAGGTTTTTCGGCCAATTACAGTGGTGCAGGTTTTACCGGTATGAAGTTTAATGCCATTGCTACTCCTACCCAAGCCGGTTTTGACAAATGGGTAAGCGATATAAAAGCACAAGGTAATAACCTTACTCACGCCAATTATGTTGAGCTGGCTAAAGCGAGCGAAAACAACCCAGTGGCTTATTACGGCGACGTTGAAGCAGGCTTGTTTCATACCATAGTGATGAAATATATGGGCGCACACGGCGATATGAATAAAAAGCACCCTGCAATGGGCGAGCATTCAACGCACTCATCTCACAGCCAAGGCGAGGAATAA
- the nqrM gene encoding (Na+)-NQR maturation NqrM — MSLFLLTFTLLILIVAAMAVGMIVQKKSMAGSCGGLGAVGIDKACDCDDPCDKRKQRMAKEQVWKENQIM, encoded by the coding sequence ATGTCACTTTTTCTTCTCACTTTTACTTTACTTATTTTGATTGTGGCAGCGATGGCTGTGGGCATGATTGTACAAAAAAAATCTATGGCTGGCAGTTGCGGTGGCCTAGGTGCCGTAGGTATTGATAAAGCCTGCGATTGCGATGATCCGTGTGATAAACGCAAACAGCGCATGGCAAAAGAGCAAGTTTGGAAAGAAAACCAAATTATGTAA
- a CDS encoding FAD:protein FMN transferase has protein sequence MNRVSIPQGIMALFLISLIFLLSGCNEKPQPESFYLEGKTMGTTYHIKFYDEQPQRDVVVLKEEVDAVLQDINQSMSTYIPDSEINTFNRLPANQVMPISADFRAVVTESIRLGESTKTLDVTMGPLIDLWGFGPNKKPTNRPSDAALAQMLANIGVDKLTLTEQGLAKTVNGLELTFSATAKGYGIDKVAQLLESHNISNYMVEIGGELRISGVKPNNQDWKIAIEQPDAQPGEREVHRVLAPGTNGIATSGDYRIFYEMEGETYSHLIDPVTGMPSRHDLVSVTVLHPSAMTADGLATALTVMGMKKAQAYAQKHDLPVYLIGKSDEGLITYSSPAFKPYL, from the coding sequence ATGAATCGTGTAAGTATTCCCCAAGGCATAATGGCCTTATTTTTAATATCGCTGATTTTTTTACTTAGTGGATGTAATGAAAAACCACAACCAGAGAGCTTTTACCTAGAAGGTAAAACAATGGGCACTACTTACCATATTAAATTCTACGATGAGCAGCCTCAACGCGACGTAGTAGTGCTTAAAGAGGAAGTTGATGCTGTTTTACAAGATATAAATCAGTCTATGTCAACGTACATCCCAGACTCTGAAATAAATACTTTTAACCGCTTACCAGCCAATCAGGTTATGCCAATAAGTGCAGACTTTAGAGCGGTTGTTACTGAGTCAATTCGATTAGGCGAGTCAACTAAAACACTCGACGTTACTATGGGGCCGCTCATTGATTTATGGGGTTTTGGCCCAAATAAAAAACCGACTAATCGCCCAAGCGATGCAGCCTTAGCACAAATGCTGGCAAATATTGGCGTTGATAAACTTACTTTAACCGAGCAAGGTTTGGCTAAAACCGTTAATGGCTTAGAGCTGACGTTTTCAGCAACCGCTAAAGGTTATGGCATAGATAAGGTAGCGCAACTATTAGAAAGCCATAATATTAGTAACTATATGGTAGAAATTGGTGGTGAGCTGCGTATAAGCGGTGTTAAACCCAATAATCAAGACTGGAAAATAGCCATTGAACAACCAGATGCACAGCCAGGTGAGCGTGAAGTGCACAGAGTTTTAGCGCCAGGCACAAATGGCATTGCTACATCGGGCGATTACCGTATTTTTTATGAAATGGAAGGTGAAACATACAGCCACTTAATTGATCCAGTAACCGGTATGCCCAGCCGTCACGATTTAGTATCAGTAACAGTATTGCACCCAAGTGCTATGACAGCAGACGGGCTTGCAACGGCATTAACTGTAATGGGTATGAAAAAAGCCCAAGCTTATGCACAAAAACACGATTTACCAGTGTATTTAATAGGAAAGTCAGATGAGGGTTTAATAACATATTCAAGCCCTGCATTTAAGCCTTATTTATAA
- the nqrF gene encoding NADH:ubiquinone reductase (Na(+)-transporting) subunit F codes for MGYTDIFLGVGVFIAIVVLLVLVIIGAKSQLVASGDIIIGINGDKDKAITTSAGNKLLSALSESGIFVSSACGGGGSCGQCRVHIKEGGGDILPTELDHISKGEAREGCRLACQVNVKNDMEIELEESIFGVKKWDCEVISNDNKATFIKELVLQIPDGESVPFRAGGYIQIEAPAHHVKYADFDVPEEYRGDWNHFGFFDLESKVDEETIRAYSMANYPEEEGIIMLNVRIAAPPPRNLSLPCGKMSSYIWSLTKGDKVTISGPFGEFFAKNTDAEMIFVGGGAGMAPMRSHIFDQLKRLNSKRKMSFWYGARSRREMFYVEDFDGLAAENDNFVWHTALSDPQAEDNWEGYTGFIHNVLFENYLKNHEAPEDCEYYMCGPPMMNAAVITMLKDLGVEDENILLDDFGG; via the coding sequence ATGGGTTATACTGATATTTTCTTAGGAGTTGGTGTTTTCATCGCTATCGTTGTACTACTAGTTTTAGTGATCATTGGTGCTAAATCTCAGTTAGTTGCAAGCGGCGATATCATCATTGGGATTAATGGCGATAAAGATAAAGCCATTACGACCTCAGCAGGTAATAAGCTTTTAAGTGCATTATCTGAATCAGGTATTTTCGTATCTTCTGCATGTGGTGGCGGTGGCTCTTGTGGTCAGTGTCGTGTTCACATTAAAGAAGGTGGCGGCGATATTCTGCCAACTGAACTTGATCACATTTCTAAAGGTGAAGCCCGTGAAGGCTGTCGTTTAGCGTGTCAGGTAAATGTTAAAAACGACATGGAAATTGAGCTTGAAGAGTCAATTTTCGGTGTTAAAAAATGGGATTGTGAAGTTATCTCTAACGATAACAAAGCAACGTTCATTAAAGAACTTGTACTACAAATTCCAGATGGCGAGTCAGTGCCGTTCCGTGCGGGTGGTTACATCCAAATCGAAGCGCCAGCTCATCATGTTAAATATGCTGATTTCGATGTTCCAGAAGAATATCGTGGTGATTGGAACCATTTTGGTTTCTTCGACCTGGAGTCAAAAGTAGACGAAGAAACAATTCGTGCTTACTCAATGGCTAACTACCCAGAAGAAGAAGGCATCATTATGCTTAACGTGCGTATTGCTGCTCCACCGCCAAGAAACCTAAGCCTGCCATGTGGTAAAATGTCTTCGTACATTTGGTCACTAACTAAAGGCGATAAAGTAACTATTTCTGGTCCATTTGGTGAGTTCTTCGCTAAAAATACTGACGCAGAAATGATCTTCGTTGGTGGTGGTGCTGGTATGGCGCCAATGCGTTCTCATATCTTTGATCAACTTAAACGCTTGAACTCTAAGCGTAAGATGAGCTTTTGGTATGGTGCACGTTCTAGACGTGAAATGTTCTATGTTGAAGATTTTGACGGCCTAGCTGCTGAAAACGATAACTTCGTTTGGCATACCGCGCTTTCAGATCCGCAAGCAGAAGATAACTGGGAAGGCTACACAGGCTTTATCCATAACGTGTTATTTGAGAACTATCTTAAAAATCACGAAGCCCCTGAAGATTGTGAGTACTACATGTGTGGTCCTCCAATGATGAACGCGGCAGTTATTACTATGCTTAAAGATTTAGGTGTTGAAGACGAGAATATCTTACTAGATGATTTCGGTGGCTAA
- the nqrE gene encoding NADH:ubiquinone reductase (Na(+)-transporting) subunit E encodes MEHYISLFVKAVFIENLALSFFLGMCTFLAVSKKVTTSIGLGVAVIVVLGISVPVNNLVYHAVLAPGSLTWLGYPDADLSFLRFLTFIGVIAALVQILEMALDKFFPALYNALGIFLPLITVNCAIFGAVSFMVERNYNFGESVVYGIGAGVGWALAITLLAGIREKMKYSDVPDGLRGLGITFITVGLMALGFMSFSGISL; translated from the coding sequence GTGGAACATTATATTAGTTTATTTGTAAAAGCCGTTTTTATTGAAAACTTAGCGTTATCATTCTTCTTAGGCATGTGTACTTTTTTAGCAGTATCTAAAAAAGTAACCACATCAATTGGCCTAGGTGTAGCGGTTATTGTTGTATTAGGTATTTCGGTACCAGTTAACAACTTAGTTTACCATGCAGTGTTAGCACCGGGTTCACTTACGTGGCTTGGTTACCCAGATGCAGATCTTAGCTTTTTACGTTTCTTAACTTTCATTGGTGTTATTGCAGCACTAGTGCAAATTTTGGAAATGGCATTAGATAAGTTCTTCCCAGCACTTTACAACGCGTTAGGTATATTTTTACCACTAATCACAGTTAACTGTGCAATTTTTGGTGCGGTATCTTTCATGGTTGAGCGTAACTATAACTTCGGCGAGTCTGTGGTTTATGGTATTGGCGCTGGTGTTGGTTGGGCACTTGCAATTACATTACTTGCAGGTATCCGTGAGAAAATGAAATATTCAGACGTTCCAGATGGCTTACGTGGTTTAGGTATTACCTTTATTACTGTTGGCTTAATGGCTCTTGGCTTTATGTCATTCTCTGGTATTTCACTGTAA
- a CDS encoding NADH:ubiquinone reductase (Na(+)-transporting) subunit D, whose protein sequence is MADTKEMKAVLFGPVLANNPIALQVLGICSALAVTSSLKNALIMSIALTLVTAFSSFFISTIRNQIPSSVRIIVQMTIIASLVIVVDQVLQAFSYATAKELSVFIGLIITNCIVMGRAEAYAMKSPPLMSFLDGIGNGLGYSVVLLTVGFIRELFGKGSLFGVDIIPLVQNGGWYQPMGLLILPPSAFFIIGLFIWVLRTYKKDQVEAKA, encoded by the coding sequence ATGGCTGATACTAAAGAAATGAAAGCGGTCCTATTTGGTCCGGTTTTAGCTAACAACCCAATTGCACTACAAGTACTTGGTATTTGTTCTGCGCTAGCGGTAACATCTAGCTTAAAAAACGCATTAATCATGTCAATTGCTTTGACCTTGGTAACCGCGTTTTCTAGCTTCTTTATCTCGACTATTCGTAACCAGATCCCATCGTCAGTACGTATTATTGTACAAATGACGATTATTGCATCTTTGGTAATTGTTGTTGACCAAGTACTACAAGCATTTTCTTACGCTACGGCAAAAGAGCTTTCGGTATTTATCGGTCTAATTATTACTAACTGTATTGTAATGGGTCGTGCTGAAGCATACGCAATGAAGTCACCGCCACTTATGTCGTTTCTTGACGGTATTGGTAACGGTTTAGGTTATTCAGTAGTACTACTTACCGTTGGTTTCATTCGTGAACTATTTGGTAAGGGTTCACTATTCGGTGTTGATATTATCCCATTAGTACAAAATGGTGGTTGGTATCAACCTATGGGTCTATTGATATTACCACCGAGTGCATTCTTCATCATTGGTTTATTCATATGGGTACTACGTACTTATAAGAAAGACCAAGTAGAAGCTAAAGCGTAA
- a CDS encoding Na(+)-translocating NADH-quinone reductase subunit C, with the protein MSSNNESIGKTLAVVVALCLVCAIIVSFAAVQLRPLQQANKAKDIQSNILVAAGIGKVENVSETFNNKIEVRLVNMKTGESFASDSSEEVQAKVNAFDFEKSKFDPKLSFALAEKGITDIAGIQRVTTEAPVYISRADNGSVDTIIVPIQGYGLWGLMYGFLSLENDGETIKNIIFYKHGETPGLGGEIQNPQWTAKWEGKELPIDVVKSGASNEHQIDGLSGATLTSNGVDNTVDFWTGDNGFGPFLAEVRKGALK; encoded by the coding sequence ATGTCTAGTAATAACGAATCAATCGGTAAAACGTTAGCAGTAGTTGTTGCGCTATGTTTAGTGTGTGCAATTATCGTATCGTTTGCTGCTGTACAGCTTCGTCCTTTACAGCAAGCTAATAAAGCGAAAGATATTCAAAGTAATATCTTAGTTGCAGCGGGAATCGGTAAAGTTGAAAATGTTTCTGAAACATTCAACAACAAAATCGAAGTACGCTTAGTTAATATGAAAACGGGTGAGTCTTTTGCAAGCGACTCAAGCGAAGAAGTTCAGGCTAAGGTTAATGCATTTGACTTTGAAAAAAGCAAATTTGACCCTAAGCTAAGCTTTGCGCTTGCTGAAAAAGGCATTACTGACATTGCGGGCATTCAGCGCGTAACGACAGAGGCACCTGTGTACATCTCTAGAGCAGATAATGGGTCAGTTGACACTATTATTGTTCCTATTCAAGGTTACGGTTTATGGGGCTTAATGTATGGTTTCCTTTCGCTTGAAAACGATGGCGAAACAATCAAAAACATTATCTTTTATAAGCATGGTGAAACACCTGGTTTAGGTGGCGAAATCCAAAATCCACAGTGGACTGCAAAATGGGAAGGTAAAGAATTACCTATCGATGTTGTAAAAAGTGGCGCTAGCAATGAGCATCAAATTGATGGTCTATCGGGTGCAACTTTAACGTCTAACGGTGTTGATAATACAGTTGACTTTTGGACTGGTGACAATGGCTTTGGTCCATTCCTTGCGGAAGTACGTAAAGGAGCATTGAAATAA
- a CDS encoding NADH:ubiquinone reductase (Na(+)-transporting) subunit B yields MGLKKYLEDIEPNFEAGGKYEKFYALYEAAATIFYTPGYVNKGATHVRDNIDLKRMMILVWMATFPAMFFGMFNIGHQAAGALAQGFELANIWQVDLFQLLGGQLTADAGWGAKMFYGACFFLPIYAVTFAVGGFWEVIFASVRKHEINEGFFVTSVLFALILPATIPLWQVALGITFGVVIAKEIFGGTGRNFLNPALAGRAFLFFAYPAQISGDTVWTAVDSFSGATMLGQAFVGTLDFSNMELWWNAFYGFIQGSVGETSTLALLVGGLFLIYVRIASWRIVLGVFFGMVITALLLNTVGSETNPVFAMPWHWHFVLGGFAFGMFFMATDPVSAAFTDKGKLAYGALIGFMVVMIRVVNPAFPEGMMLAILFANLFAPLFDHFVVQANIKRRLARNV; encoded by the coding sequence ATGGGTTTAAAAAAATATCTTGAAGATATCGAGCCGAATTTTGAAGCCGGTGGTAAATATGAAAAGTTTTATGCTCTGTATGAAGCAGCAGCAACTATTTTTTATACACCAGGCTACGTAAATAAAGGCGCGACACACGTTCGTGACAACATCGACCTAAAACGCATGATGATTTTAGTGTGGATGGCAACGTTCCCTGCTATGTTTTTTGGTATGTTCAATATTGGTCATCAGGCCGCTGGTGCTTTAGCACAAGGTTTTGAACTAGCTAATATATGGCAAGTTGATTTGTTTCAACTGTTAGGCGGTCAATTAACCGCTGATGCAGGCTGGGGCGCTAAAATGTTCTACGGAGCGTGTTTCTTCCTACCAATTTATGCAGTTACTTTTGCTGTAGGTGGTTTTTGGGAAGTTATATTTGCTTCAGTGCGTAAACACGAAATTAACGAAGGTTTCTTCGTAACATCAGTGTTATTTGCACTTATTTTGCCAGCAACTATTCCTTTATGGCAAGTTGCGCTTGGTATTACATTTGGTGTTGTAATCGCTAAAGAAATATTTGGTGGTACAGGTCGTAACTTCTTAAACCCTGCGTTAGCTGGCCGTGCGTTTTTATTCTTCGCATACCCTGCACAAATTTCAGGTGACACAGTATGGACAGCCGTAGATTCGTTCTCTGGCGCGACTATGCTTGGTCAAGCGTTTGTTGGCACACTTGATTTTTCAAACATGGAGTTATGGTGGAATGCGTTTTACGGTTTCATTCAAGGTTCTGTAGGCGAAACATCAACACTTGCATTATTAGTAGGTGGGTTGTTCCTTATTTACGTGCGTATCGCTTCTTGGCGTATAGTGCTAGGTGTATTTTTCGGTATGGTAATCACTGCATTACTGCTAAATACAGTTGGCTCTGAGACTAACCCAGTATTTGCTATGCCTTGGCATTGGCACTTTGTACTAGGTGGTTTTGCGTTTGGTATGTTCTTTATGGCTACCGACCCTGTGTCTGCTGCATTTACCGATAAAGGTAAGTTAGCTTATGGCGCGCTTATTGGTTTTATGGTTGTTATGATCCGTGTTGTGAACCCTGCTTTCCCAGAAGGCATGATGCTAGCAATCTTATTTGCTAACTTATTTGCTCCACTGTTCGATCACTTTGTAGTGCAAGCTAATATCAAACGGAGGTTGGCACGTAATGTCTAG
- a CDS encoding Na(+)-translocating NADH-quinone reductase subunit A, translating into MINIKKGLDLPIEGAPQQVIHDGSTVKRVAVLGEEFIGMRPTMHVRVDDQVKKGQVLFEDKKNPGVLFTAPASGTVKEINRGAKRVLQSVVIEVNGSEQITFGTFSDAELSSLDREKAKEVLIQSGQWTALRARPFSKVAAVDANPSSIFVTAIDTNPLAADPAVIIAENVQAFEAGLAVVSRLTDGKVFVCKQAGSQVPSSSIAQVEVHEFGGVHPAGLVGTHIHHLDAVSISKQVWHIGYQDVIAFGHLFLTGEIYTDRVISLAGPRVKNPRLVKTQLGASLDDLVAGELEDGDNRVISGSVLSGSISNGVHAFLGRYHVQVSVLLEGREKELFGWIAPGSDKFSVTRTFISHLAPSRLFKMTTSTGGSKRAMVPIGSYERVMPLDILPTLLLRDLLSRDVDSAMSLGALELDEEDLALCTFVCPGKYEYGVALRDCLTTIEKEG; encoded by the coding sequence ATGATCAATATAAAAAAAGGTCTGGACTTACCCATAGAGGGCGCTCCTCAGCAAGTTATTCATGATGGTTCTACCGTCAAACGTGTAGCTGTGCTAGGTGAAGAATTTATCGGTATGCGTCCAACCATGCATGTTCGTGTGGATGACCAAGTGAAAAAAGGCCAGGTACTTTTTGAAGATAAAAAGAACCCAGGTGTATTATTTACTGCTCCAGCTTCTGGCACAGTAAAAGAAATTAATCGTGGTGCTAAACGTGTACTGCAATCTGTTGTTATTGAAGTTAACGGCAGTGAGCAAATCACCTTTGGTACTTTTTCTGATGCCGAGCTTTCGAGCTTAGATCGTGAAAAAGCCAAAGAAGTACTTATACAGTCTGGTCAATGGACAGCACTTCGTGCTCGCCCATTCAGTAAAGTAGCGGCAGTGGATGCAAATCCTAGCTCTATTTTTGTGACCGCAATCGACACTAATCCTCTTGCTGCAGATCCTGCGGTAATTATTGCTGAAAATGTGCAAGCATTCGAAGCGGGTTTAGCTGTTGTGTCGCGTTTAACCGACGGTAAAGTATTTGTTTGTAAACAAGCAGGTAGCCAAGTTCCTAGCTCATCTATAGCTCAAGTAGAAGTACATGAGTTTGGTGGTGTGCATCCGGCTGGCCTTGTTGGCACACATATCCATCATCTTGATGCAGTATCTATTAGCAAGCAGGTTTGGCATATTGGTTACCAAGACGTTATCGCCTTTGGTCACTTATTCCTTACCGGTGAAATTTACACTGATCGTGTAATTTCTCTTGCAGGTCCTCGCGTTAAAAACCCTCGTTTAGTGAAAACACAATTAGGTGCTTCATTGGATGATTTAGTTGCTGGCGAATTAGAAGACGGTGATAACCGTGTTATTTCTGGTTCAGTATTGTCAGGTTCTATTTCAAACGGTGTTCATGCATTCTTAGGTCGTTACCACGTTCAAGTATCTGTTTTACTTGAAGGTCGCGAAAAAGAATTGTTTGGTTGGATTGCACCAGGTAGTGATAAATTTTCCGTAACGCGTACCTTTATTTCTCACCTTGCACCGAGTCGTTTATTTAAAATGACAACGTCAACAGGTGGTTCAAAACGTGCCATGGTACCAATTGGTAGCTATGAGCGTGTAATGCCGTTAGATATTTTGCCAACTCTATTATTACGCGACCTATTGTCACGCGATGTAGACAGTGCAATGTCATTAGGCGCGCTTGAACTAGATGAAGAAGATTTAGCGTTATGTACCTTCGTTTGTCCGGGCAAATACGAGTATGGCGTAGCCCTACGCGATTGCTTAACTACGATCGAGAAGGAAGGCTAG